From one Streptomyces sp. CA-210063 genomic stretch:
- a CDS encoding amino acid adenylation domain-containing protein, translated as MAARRTFPLTTYQRDIWAAESRSPNDSQFNVVLDEQIDGKADTKALAEALARTLRRHDAFRLRFGERDGVPYQWVAGPDEDSTAVKVVDLSGEPDPAAAWRQWRESSFTRPFPLFDTPLHTASLVRESPDVLHVHVNAHHLIVDAWTLNHLSRGMWDEYGRLTAGPDAADAASDRRPAPSYRAFIEADAAYRTSAEREEDRAFHRAALEGVAPALFQRSPGRAARGARRRGHHTFTVPGDIVRRVRQAGGSPFAYVTAAFAAYLARVHRTDEVVLGVPFLNRRGGDERETAGEFANNLPLRVPVPDDAGLHDLAAAVRERTRALRDHERLALGDILRDLPAGASGSRQLFDVTVSYLRYPRPEALPDAERDTVITAPVHEQDALSVMIRAFDDDADLRVDLDYARDVFDEDFPVEAMAGHLTELLRAGVENGDRPAAAQPVLTDPEREDLARLQHGPTVPYRDEATLHGLFEERAARTPDRIAVTAADGTAVSYAELDAHANRIARALRAEGIAPGDRVAVLLERGPHTLPALLGVLKSGAAYVPVDPGYPAERIAFLLQDSRARAVLTAPGSPDPDVHAEVPVIRADRLVTSGSAEPVPPAATSRDLAYVIYTSGSTGRPKGVMVEHHSVVNRLAWMQDRYGISAGDVLLQKTPVSFDVSVWELFWWAVEGAELALLEPGGERDPRTILRTVAERRVTTLHFVPSMLGPFLDLLDDEPGLRTEAATLRRVFCSGEALSPARVEQFARIFGGTSGAPLLVNLYGPTEATVDVSYHDCPTTPGQPVRRVPIGRPVANTSLYVLDPHGRPQPVGVPGELCIGGVQVARGYLERPELTAEKFIDDPFRPGGRMYRTGDLARLLADGSLEYLGRIDGQVKIRGNRVELGEVQNALASVPGVRDAVVVDHRSDERDTFLTGYYVADEVIDPLHLRTELARDLPEFMIPAHFVRIGAVPLTPNGKADRRALPAPSVAGPLGPRPYTAPRDAVEEALAAVWAEVLGADRVGVHDDYFALGGDSILMLRVRALAERRGYHVDLSDLVRHPTIAELAPLTSAVAETDAGRQEPELAPFALVSGVDRARLEGRADAYPVNRLQFGLLYHSRVQQDSAVYRDVFRYSYAMAWDAEKFTTAFELLVARHPVLRSSFDLGGFSEPLQIVDHRVDSALDVVDLRDLPAERAEAAIAAHVEERRHHPYTFERPPLYHLRAHVLPESVELVFSFHHAILDGGSVATLVRELLQDYAHALGERIDPVPGTEGVPATAHHVLAERRALESAETRAHWRRYLEGAAPLHLDGFRPHETPGGEEQITRRVDLPDELVAAVRDFSRAHTVPVKSVLFAAHLLALRLFSGMEDVVTGLVTHGRPERAGAERMAGLFLNTMPVRLDTGRESWLSVVREAFRQEQESHPYRRYPLSAIQEDLGVTVLDTAFNYIHFRQLAEVYALPGIRSLDFRTWEETNFALLVNALTEPDGEGIWLRLDYTGRTFTPSQAHLYSHAFTEILRRVVERPQAPVDFSFLTDDTPAAAPRTEAESPAPDVVRAFEAQAARTPQATALVFQGRRWTYADLDAASDRVARRLRDLGTVPGDRVGIAMERSPDTVAVLVGVLKAGAATVPLDTSYPKERIAAMLEQARPVAVVTRAVHGTGLPEDAPVVTAARLLDPEGEASDRAPLTGGAGSDGRVPGEPSRERDSGYAEPLPVIAPDSVAYLLFTSGSTGAPKGVEMPHRSLANLVAWQNSEPSGIVGGVTLQYAPMSFDVSFQEVFSTLCGGGTLLLVSESERRDLPALLRLMDREGVERLYLPYVALQQLAETAHALGTVPRSLKAVLSSGEQLRITEEIRALCVALPGVILENQYGPTESHVVTRFTMTGDPSAFPPLPSIGTPIDGAEVLVLDERMRLVPPGVKGEIHLGGTCLAHGYAGRPDLTDERFVPRPEGLPGGAPGDRLYRTGDLGFVLPDGSIVCTGRSDSQVKVRGFRVEPAEVEIALTRFTADHPGLTEAAVVARRRDGNDSFLAAFLVGDPERVDLDRLVKQLRSVLPDYLVPSHYQWVPALPLTPSGKRDDKALRALPLATTAVAGDATAPRDAYEKALVEILGELLGLPSIGVHDNIFDLGATSLTAMRLVVLIEQRYGVGVPLSEFVSAPTVSDLAARLRGGGAKAAFDPLVPIRPGGDERPLFFVHPMGGNVLCYVRFAKHLAPGRPFYALQAAGVDAGTEPLRSVEEIAAGYVERIRRVQPEGPYLIGGWSFGGFVAFEMARQLRAAGQEVRRLVLLDTTALNPGRRLRTSDDALLSWFFWELLWLQRGGDSPEEVIPAELATLEEKFAFIADLAVAEGVLPAGATGAVVHRLFQVYEANWRAAFAYRPDVVDQDMVLIHAREPLPEVLDTMHTAIQSMHRDPTNGWRERTGGELTVIDVPGDHLSIMEEPHIEHVVRVVDELIGD; from the coding sequence GTGGCCGCTCGCCGCACCTTCCCGTTAACCACCTACCAACGCGATATCTGGGCTGCCGAATCCCGCTCCCCGAACGACTCCCAATTCAACGTGGTTCTCGACGAGCAGATCGACGGAAAGGCCGACACCAAGGCCCTGGCCGAGGCGCTGGCACGCACCCTGCGCCGGCACGACGCGTTCCGGCTGCGGTTCGGGGAGCGGGACGGCGTCCCCTATCAGTGGGTGGCCGGACCGGACGAGGACAGCACGGCGGTGAAGGTCGTGGACCTGTCCGGTGAGCCGGACCCGGCGGCGGCCTGGCGGCAGTGGCGGGAGAGTTCCTTCACCCGCCCCTTCCCGTTGTTCGACACCCCGCTCCACACCGCCTCCCTCGTCCGCGAGAGCCCCGACGTGCTCCACGTCCATGTCAACGCCCACCACCTGATCGTGGACGCCTGGACGCTCAACCACCTCAGCCGCGGCATGTGGGACGAGTACGGGCGGCTGACCGCGGGCCCCGACGCCGCTGACGCCGCCTCCGACCGCCGACCGGCGCCCTCGTACCGCGCGTTCATCGAGGCCGACGCCGCCTACCGCACCTCCGCGGAGCGCGAAGAGGACCGTGCCTTCCACCGTGCCGCCCTCGAGGGAGTGGCCCCCGCCCTCTTCCAGCGGTCCCCCGGCCGGGCCGCCCGGGGTGCGCGGCGGCGCGGTCACCACACCTTCACCGTCCCCGGCGACATCGTCCGCCGCGTACGTCAGGCGGGAGGCTCGCCCTTCGCGTACGTCACCGCGGCGTTCGCGGCCTACCTGGCGCGCGTCCACCGCACCGACGAGGTGGTCCTCGGCGTGCCGTTCCTCAACCGGCGCGGCGGCGACGAGCGGGAGACCGCCGGCGAGTTCGCCAACAACCTGCCCTTGCGCGTCCCCGTTCCCGACGACGCCGGCCTGCACGACCTGGCCGCCGCCGTCCGCGAGCGCACCCGCGCCCTGCGCGACCACGAGCGGCTCGCCCTCGGCGACATCCTGCGCGACCTGCCCGCCGGAGCGTCCGGCTCGCGGCAACTGTTCGACGTCACCGTGTCGTATCTCCGCTATCCGCGCCCCGAGGCGTTGCCCGACGCCGAGCGGGACACGGTGATCACCGCCCCGGTCCACGAACAGGACGCGCTGTCCGTGATGATCCGCGCGTTCGACGACGACGCCGACCTGCGCGTGGACCTCGACTACGCCCGGGACGTCTTCGACGAGGACTTCCCCGTCGAGGCGATGGCCGGCCATCTGACCGAACTCCTGCGCGCCGGTGTCGAGAACGGCGACCGCCCCGCCGCCGCCCAGCCCGTGCTGACCGACCCGGAGCGGGAGGACCTGGCGCGCCTCCAGCACGGCCCCACGGTCCCGTACCGCGACGAGGCGACCCTCCACGGGCTCTTCGAGGAGCGCGCCGCCCGCACCCCGGACCGGATCGCCGTCACCGCCGCCGACGGAACGGCGGTCAGCTACGCGGAACTCGACGCCCACGCCAACCGGATCGCCCGCGCCCTGCGCGCCGAGGGCATCGCGCCGGGCGACCGGGTGGCGGTGCTGCTGGAGCGCGGTCCGCACACGCTGCCCGCACTGCTCGGTGTCCTGAAGTCCGGTGCCGCGTACGTGCCGGTGGACCCCGGCTACCCGGCCGAACGGATTGCCTTCCTGCTCCAGGACAGCCGCGCCCGGGCCGTGCTCACCGCCCCCGGCTCACCCGACCCGGACGTCCACGCCGAGGTGCCCGTGATCCGCGCCGACCGGCTCGTCACGTCGGGCTCCGCGGAGCCCGTGCCCCCCGCCGCGACCTCCCGCGACCTGGCGTACGTCATCTACACCTCCGGCTCCACCGGGCGGCCCAAGGGCGTCATGGTCGAGCACCACTCGGTGGTCAACCGGCTGGCCTGGATGCAGGACCGGTACGGCATCAGCGCCGGCGACGTACTGCTGCAGAAGACGCCGGTCTCCTTCGACGTGTCGGTGTGGGAACTGTTCTGGTGGGCCGTCGAAGGCGCGGAGCTCGCCCTGCTGGAGCCCGGCGGCGAGCGGGACCCGCGCACCATCCTTCGGACCGTGGCCGAACGCCGCGTCACCACCCTGCATTTCGTGCCCTCCATGCTGGGCCCGTTCCTCGACCTGCTCGACGACGAACCCGGTCTGCGCACCGAGGCCGCGACCCTGCGCCGGGTCTTCTGCAGCGGCGAGGCGCTGTCCCCGGCCCGCGTCGAACAGTTCGCCCGGATCTTCGGAGGTACCTCCGGGGCACCGCTGCTGGTCAACCTGTACGGGCCGACGGAGGCCACCGTCGACGTGTCGTATCACGACTGCCCCACGACCCCGGGACAGCCGGTGCGGCGGGTGCCCATCGGCCGGCCGGTCGCCAACACCTCCCTGTACGTGCTCGATCCCCACGGCCGGCCGCAGCCCGTCGGTGTCCCCGGCGAGTTGTGCATCGGCGGCGTCCAGGTCGCGCGCGGCTATCTGGAGCGGCCGGAACTGACCGCCGAGAAGTTCATCGACGACCCGTTCCGGCCGGGCGGCCGCATGTACCGCACCGGCGACCTCGCGCGGCTCCTCGCCGACGGCTCCCTCGAGTACCTCGGCCGCATCGACGGCCAGGTGAAGATCCGCGGCAACCGGGTGGAACTGGGCGAGGTGCAGAACGCGCTCGCGTCCGTGCCCGGCGTCCGCGACGCGGTCGTCGTGGACCACCGCAGCGACGAGCGCGACACCTTCCTCACCGGGTACTACGTCGCCGACGAGGTCATCGATCCCCTCCACCTGCGGACCGAACTGGCGCGCGACCTGCCCGAGTTCATGATCCCGGCGCATTTCGTCCGGATCGGCGCCGTACCGCTCACCCCGAACGGAAAGGCCGACCGGCGCGCCCTGCCCGCGCCCTCCGTCGCCGGCCCCCTCGGCCCCCGCCCCTACACGGCCCCGCGCGACGCGGTGGAGGAGGCCCTGGCCGCGGTCTGGGCGGAGGTCCTCGGCGCCGACCGGGTCGGCGTCCACGACGACTACTTCGCCCTCGGCGGCGACTCGATCCTGATGCTGCGGGTCCGTGCGCTGGCCGAGAGGCGCGGCTACCACGTCGACCTCAGCGACCTCGTCCGCCACCCCACCATCGCCGAACTCGCCCCGCTCACCAGTGCCGTGGCCGAGACGGACGCGGGGCGCCAGGAGCCGGAACTCGCGCCCTTCGCGCTGGTCTCCGGAGTGGACCGAGCCCGGCTGGAGGGCCGTGCGGACGCATACCCCGTCAACCGGCTCCAGTTCGGCCTGCTCTACCACAGCCGCGTCCAGCAGGACTCGGCCGTCTACCGGGACGTCTTCCGCTACAGCTACGCCATGGCCTGGGACGCGGAGAAGTTCACCACCGCCTTCGAACTGCTCGTGGCCCGCCACCCGGTGCTGCGCTCCTCCTTCGACCTCGGCGGGTTCTCGGAGCCGCTGCAGATCGTGGACCACCGGGTGGACAGCGCCCTCGACGTCGTGGACCTGCGGGACCTCCCCGCCGAGCGGGCCGAGGCCGCGATCGCCGCCCATGTCGAGGAGCGCCGCCACCACCCGTACACGTTCGAACGGCCGCCGCTGTACCACCTGCGGGCCCATGTCCTGCCGGAGAGCGTCGAGCTGGTCTTCAGCTTCCACCACGCCATCCTGGACGGCGGCAGCGTCGCCACTCTCGTACGGGAACTCCTCCAGGACTACGCGCACGCCCTCGGCGAGCGCATCGACCCCGTGCCCGGCACCGAAGGGGTCCCGGCCACCGCCCACCATGTGCTCGCCGAGCGGCGGGCCCTTGAGTCGGCGGAGACCCGCGCCCACTGGCGCCGCTACCTGGAGGGCGCCGCACCGCTCCACCTCGACGGCTTCCGGCCCCACGAAACGCCGGGCGGCGAGGAGCAGATCACCCGCCGGGTGGACCTTCCGGACGAACTCGTCGCCGCCGTACGGGACTTCTCGCGGGCCCACACCGTGCCGGTGAAGTCGGTGCTGTTCGCGGCGCACCTGCTCGCCCTGCGGCTCTTCTCCGGCATGGAGGACGTGGTCACCGGCCTGGTCACCCACGGCCGGCCCGAACGGGCGGGCGCCGAGCGGATGGCGGGGCTCTTCCTGAACACCATGCCGGTACGGCTGGACACAGGCCGCGAGAGCTGGCTCTCGGTCGTGCGCGAGGCGTTCCGTCAGGAGCAGGAGAGCCACCCGTACCGGCGCTACCCGCTCAGCGCCATCCAGGAGGACCTCGGCGTCACGGTCCTGGACACGGCGTTCAACTACATCCACTTCCGGCAGCTCGCCGAGGTGTACGCGCTGCCCGGGATCCGCTCGCTGGACTTCCGTACCTGGGAGGAGACCAACTTCGCGCTGCTGGTGAACGCTCTCACCGAACCGGACGGCGAGGGGATCTGGCTCCGTCTCGACTACACGGGCCGCACCTTCACCCCTTCGCAGGCGCACCTCTACAGCCACGCCTTCACCGAGATCCTGCGCCGGGTCGTCGAACGTCCGCAGGCCCCGGTGGACTTCTCCTTCCTCACCGACGACACACCGGCCGCCGCCCCCCGCACGGAAGCGGAGTCGCCGGCCCCCGATGTCGTGCGGGCCTTCGAAGCCCAGGCCGCCCGGACCCCCCAGGCGACCGCCCTCGTCTTCCAGGGCCGCCGCTGGACGTACGCCGACCTCGACGCCGCCTCCGACCGCGTGGCCCGGCGGCTGCGGGACCTCGGGACCGTGCCGGGCGACCGGGTGGGCATCGCCATGGAGCGGTCGCCCGACACCGTCGCGGTGCTGGTCGGCGTGCTGAAAGCGGGCGCCGCCACGGTGCCGCTGGACACGTCGTACCCGAAGGAGCGCATCGCGGCCATGCTGGAGCAGGCCCGCCCCGTCGCGGTCGTGACCCGGGCGGTGCACGGCACCGGACTGCCGGAGGACGCCCCCGTCGTCACGGCCGCACGGCTGCTCGACCCCGAGGGAGAGGCTTCGGACCGCGCGCCCCTCACCGGAGGAGCCGGCTCGGACGGCCGGGTTCCGGGCGAGCCGTCCCGGGAGCGGGACTCCGGGTACGCCGAGCCGCTGCCCGTCATCGCCCCGGACAGCGTGGCGTACCTGCTGTTCACCTCCGGCTCCACGGGAGCGCCCAAGGGCGTGGAGATGCCGCACCGTTCGCTGGCGAACCTCGTCGCCTGGCAGAACAGCGAGCCCAGCGGGATCGTCGGCGGCGTCACCCTGCAGTACGCGCCGATGAGCTTCGACGTCTCCTTCCAGGAGGTCTTCTCCACGCTCTGCGGCGGCGGAACGCTCCTGCTGGTCTCCGAGAGCGAGCGCCGCGACCTGCCGGCGCTCCTGCGACTGATGGACCGCGAGGGCGTGGAGCGGCTCTACCTCCCGTACGTGGCGCTCCAGCAGCTGGCCGAGACGGCCCACGCGCTCGGCACGGTGCCGCGCTCCCTGAAGGCGGTGCTGTCGTCGGGCGAGCAACTGAGGATCACCGAGGAGATCCGCGCCCTGTGCGTCGCGCTCCCCGGGGTCATCCTGGAGAACCAGTACGGGCCCACGGAGTCGCATGTCGTGACCCGCTTCACCATGACGGGCGACCCGTCGGCCTTCCCGCCGCTGCCGTCGATCGGCACGCCGATCGACGGTGCGGAAGTGCTGGTCCTCGACGAGCGGATGCGGCTCGTGCCGCCCGGTGTGAAGGGTGAGATCCACCTCGGCGGGACATGCCTGGCGCACGGGTACGCGGGCCGGCCGGACCTGACCGACGAGCGGTTCGTGCCCCGTCCCGAGGGACTGCCCGGAGGTGCCCCGGGCGACCGGCTGTACCGCACCGGCGACCTGGGCTTCGTCCTGCCCGACGGCTCGATCGTGTGCACCGGCCGCTCCGACTCCCAGGTCAAGGTGCGCGGCTTCCGCGTGGAACCGGCGGAGGTGGAGATCGCCCTCACCCGGTTCACCGCCGACCACCCGGGTCTGACCGAGGCGGCGGTGGTCGCCCGCCGGCGCGACGGCAACGACTCGTTCCTCGCCGCGTTCCTGGTGGGCGACCCGGAGCGGGTGGACCTGGACCGTCTGGTCAAGCAACTGCGCTCGGTGCTGCCCGACTACCTGGTGCCCTCGCACTACCAGTGGGTGCCCGCGCTGCCGTTGACGCCGAGTGGCAAGCGGGACGACAAGGCGCTGCGCGCGCTGCCGCTCGCCACGACCGCGGTCGCAGGGGACGCGACGGCGCCCAGGGACGCGTACGAGAAGGCGCTCGTGGAGATCCTCGGCGAACTGCTGGGGCTGCCGTCGATCGGCGTCCACGACAACATCTTCGACCTGGGCGCCACCTCGCTGACCGCGATGCGCCTGGTCGTGCTGATCGAGCAGCGGTACGGCGTCGGAGTGCCGCTGTCGGAGTTCGTGTCGGCGCCGACGGTCTCGGACCTCGCGGCCCGGCTGCGGGGAGGCGGCGCGAAGGCGGCGTTCGACCCGCTGGTGCCGATCCGGCCGGGCGGCGACGAGCGTCCGCTGTTCTTCGTCCACCCCATGGGCGGCAACGTCCTGTGCTACGTGCGGTTCGCCAAGCACCTGGCGCCGGGGCGGCCGTTCTACGCCCTGCAGGCGGCCGGCGTGGACGCGGGCACCGAGCCGCTGCGCAGCGTGGAAGAGATCGCGGCCGGCTACGTGGAGCGGATCCGGCGGGTCCAACCGGAGGGGCCGTACCTCATCGGCGGCTGGTCCTTCGGCGGGTTCGTCGCCTTCGAGATGGCCCGGCAACTCAGGGCGGCGGGCCAGGAGGTGCGGCGGCTGGTCCTGCTCGACACGACCGCGCTCAACCCGGGGCGGCGCCTGCGGACGAGCGACGACGCCCTGCTGAGCTGGTTCTTCTGGGAGCTGCTGTGGCTCCAGCGGGGCGGCGACTCGCCCGAGGAGGTCATACCCGCCGAACTCGCCACGCTGGAGGAGAAGTTCGCGTTCATCGCGGATCTGGCGGTGGCCGAGGGCGTCCTCCCGGCGGGCGCCACCGGCGCGGTGGTGCACCGGCTGTTCCAGGTGTACGAGGCCAACTGGCGGGCGGCGTTCGCGTACCGGCCCGACGTGGTGGACCAGGACATGGTGCTGATCCACGCGAGGGAGCCGCTGCCGGAGGTCCTCGACACGATGCACACGGCCATCCAGTCGATGCACCGCGACCCCACCAATGGCTGGCGGGAACGGACCGGGGGCGAGCTGACCGTGATCGACGTACCGGGCGACCACCTTTCGATCATGGAAGAGCCGCACATCGAGCACGTCGTCCGCGTGGTCGACGAACTGATCGGAGACTGA
- a CDS encoding FAD-dependent monooxygenase codes for MSRRKALVVGAGIGGLTAAAALRRAGWDVEVHERATELRTAGSGLSVMSNAIAALDSAGLDLRLAERGEVLRSYHVRTARGRMIREFPFPSIIRRLGVPSVLITRSALQQALLEATDGIRLHLGSTAEDFSVDEASGRVTVRFADGQETHGDALVGADGFNSVIRRRMVGPEESRDSGYLVWLALTPFRHPRFTPGSVTHYWGSGQRFGLVDMGGGLLYWWGTKNMPASRSHDWKGGKAEVARAFEGWADEVGQAIEVTPEDAILAVPSRDRPFLERWGRGPVTLLGDAAHPMLTSLGQGSGMAIEDAVVLARCLRGAQDVPAALRAYEDERRERTRGMVAASRSISEFEQSENVRRPIRDAYFRFLPTRRLTGILEGSLTFPTASGRPTAPPADSVNSANVNSAKEGGHVAQAG; via the coding sequence ATGAGCAGGCGCAAAGCCCTGGTGGTCGGGGCCGGTATCGGCGGCCTGACCGCCGCCGCGGCCCTCCGCCGGGCCGGATGGGACGTCGAGGTCCACGAGCGGGCGACGGAACTGCGGACGGCCGGCTCCGGACTGTCGGTGATGAGCAACGCGATCGCCGCCCTGGACTCCGCCGGACTGGACCTGCGGCTCGCCGAGCGCGGGGAGGTGCTGCGGTCGTACCACGTGCGGACCGCACGTGGGCGGATGATACGGGAGTTCCCCTTCCCGTCGATCATCCGCAGGCTCGGGGTGCCGAGCGTGCTGATCACCCGCTCCGCGCTCCAGCAGGCGCTGCTGGAGGCCACCGACGGGATCCGGCTCCACCTGGGGTCGACCGCCGAGGACTTCTCGGTGGACGAGGCGAGCGGACGGGTGACCGTCCGGTTCGCCGACGGCCAGGAGACGCACGGTGACGCGCTGGTCGGGGCGGACGGGTTCAACTCGGTGATCCGCCGCCGGATGGTGGGACCGGAGGAATCCCGCGACAGCGGCTACCTCGTCTGGCTGGCGCTCACTCCGTTCCGGCATCCGCGGTTCACCCCTGGCTCGGTCACCCACTACTGGGGCAGCGGGCAGCGGTTCGGACTCGTGGACATGGGCGGCGGGCTCCTGTACTGGTGGGGCACGAAGAACATGCCGGCGAGCCGGTCGCACGACTGGAAGGGCGGCAAGGCCGAGGTGGCGCGGGCCTTCGAGGGCTGGGCCGACGAGGTGGGCCAGGCCATCGAGGTCACACCGGAGGACGCGATCCTCGCGGTGCCGTCCCGGGACCGGCCGTTCCTGGAACGCTGGGGCCGGGGTCCGGTGACGCTGCTCGGGGACGCCGCGCACCCCATGCTGACCAGCCTCGGTCAGGGCTCGGGCATGGCGATCGAGGACGCGGTGGTGCTGGCGCGGTGCCTGCGCGGCGCGCAGGACGTGCCCGCGGCGCTGCGGGCGTACGAGGACGAGAGGCGGGAGCGGACCCGCGGGATGGTCGCCGCGTCCCGCTCCATCAGCGAGTTCGAGCAGTCGGAGAACGTACGACGCCCGATCCGGGACGCGTACTTCCGCTTCCTGCCGACGCGGAGGCTGACCGGGATTCTGGAGGGCTCGCTGACCTTCCCCACCGCGTCCGGGCGGCCGACGGCGCCGCCTGCGGACTCCGTGAACTCGGCGAACGTGAACTCGGCGAAGGAGGGCGGCCATGTCGCACAGGCCGGATAG
- a CDS encoding SDR family oxidoreductase, whose amino-acid sequence MSHRPDSRRFTPDGRAVLVTGASTGLGRACALHLEQAGFRVFAGVRKEIDGEEVAAGSAHGRIEPVRIDVTDGPSIREAAAHVSGRLGTDRPLWALVNNAGVCVSAPLECVSPERLRWQLDTNVVGQLAVTQAFLPQLRRSRGRIVNVTSGLGTVAIPFLGAYSAAQFAKEAMSDVLRRELRDFGVAVSVVQPGAIMTPIWQKVSEVARDALHSADSDVAALYRARFERFLAYNEQQAAESRTTSQDMAEAVHRALTEARPRTRYRVGADVRRLSLLARLLPDPLLDRYLRPVSAADSSAGPDPAPAETRPVTRT is encoded by the coding sequence ATGTCGCACAGGCCGGATAGCCGCAGGTTCACACCGGACGGCCGCGCGGTACTGGTCACCGGCGCTTCGACGGGGCTGGGCCGGGCCTGCGCGCTCCATCTGGAGCAGGCCGGTTTCCGTGTGTTCGCGGGCGTACGCAAGGAGATCGACGGTGAGGAAGTGGCCGCGGGGTCGGCGCACGGCCGGATCGAGCCCGTACGGATCGACGTCACCGACGGGCCGTCGATCCGCGAGGCGGCGGCGCACGTCTCCGGGCGCCTGGGCACTGACCGGCCGCTGTGGGCGCTGGTCAACAACGCGGGCGTCTGCGTCTCGGCACCCCTGGAATGCGTGTCGCCCGAGCGACTGCGCTGGCAGCTCGACACCAACGTCGTGGGCCAGCTCGCCGTGACCCAGGCGTTCCTGCCGCAGCTGCGGCGCTCCCGGGGGCGGATCGTGAACGTCACCTCGGGACTGGGGACCGTGGCGATCCCCTTCCTCGGGGCGTACTCCGCGGCGCAGTTCGCCAAGGAGGCGATGAGCGATGTGCTCCGGCGCGAGCTGCGGGACTTCGGCGTGGCGGTGAGCGTCGTGCAGCCCGGCGCCATCATGACGCCGATCTGGCAGAAGGTCTCGGAGGTGGCCCGGGACGCGCTGCACAGCGCGGACAGCGATGTGGCGGCGCTGTACCGGGCGCGGTTCGAACGCTTCCTGGCCTACAACGAGCAGCAGGCCGCCGAGAGCCGCACGACGTCGCAGGACATGGCGGAGGCGGTCCACCGGGCGCTGACGGAGGCCCGTCCGAGGACCCGCTACCGCGTGGGTGCGGACGTTCGCCGCCTGAGCCTGCTGGCCCGGCTCCTTCCGGACCCCCTGCTCGACCGCTACCTCCGCCCGGTCTCCGCGGCGGACTCGTCCGCCGGCCCTGATCCGGCACCGGCCGAGACCCGGCCCGTCACCCGGACCTGA
- a CDS encoding NADP-dependent oxidoreductase: MKAILFDRFGGTDVLHEADIEVPQPGPGQIRVRVKTAGLNALDGKIRSGSLEAVFPTPLPAVPGGELAGVVDALGEGVRDVRVGDEVLGWSDTGSYAEYALATTVALKPAGLDWQHAVALPVAGETAERVLDLLGVAAGETVLMHGAAGAVGTLAVQLATARGARVIGTAGPANQDYLASLGATATVYGEGLVERVRALAPDGVDAVFDLAGKGALEDSITLRGGTERIVTIADFRAHQLGITFASGGQERSAARLAALAQDAATGKVVTTVTAYPLDQAATAQQVSDAGHVRGKLVLTLG, translated from the coding sequence ATGAAAGCCATCCTGTTCGACCGTTTCGGAGGCACGGACGTGCTGCACGAGGCGGACATCGAGGTCCCGCAGCCCGGCCCCGGCCAGATCCGCGTCCGCGTCAAGACGGCCGGGCTGAACGCTCTGGACGGCAAGATCCGCTCCGGGTCGTTGGAGGCCGTGTTCCCCACGCCGCTCCCCGCCGTCCCCGGTGGCGAGCTCGCCGGCGTGGTGGACGCCCTGGGTGAGGGCGTGCGGGACGTGCGGGTGGGTGACGAGGTGCTGGGCTGGTCGGACACCGGCTCGTACGCCGAGTACGCGCTGGCCACCACCGTGGCCCTCAAGCCCGCCGGCCTGGACTGGCAGCACGCGGTCGCGCTGCCGGTGGCGGGCGAGACGGCCGAGCGGGTCCTGGACCTGCTCGGCGTCGCCGCCGGGGAGACGGTGCTGATGCACGGCGCGGCCGGAGCCGTCGGCACCCTGGCGGTCCAACTCGCCACGGCCCGCGGAGCGCGTGTCATAGGCACCGCCGGTCCCGCGAACCAGGACTACCTCGCCTCGCTCGGCGCCACCGCGACCGTTTACGGCGAGGGCCTGGTCGAGCGGGTCCGGGCACTCGCCCCCGACGGCGTGGACGCGGTGTTCGACCTGGCCGGTAAGGGAGCCCTGGAGGACTCCATCACCCTGCGCGGCGGCACCGAGCGCATCGTCACCATCGCCGACTTCCGCGCGCACCAGCTCGGCATCACCTTCGCCAGCGGTGGCCAGGAACGCTCCGCCGCTCGCCTGGCCGCGCTGGCGCAGGACGCCGCGACCGGCAAGGTCGTCACCACCGTCACCGCCTACCCGCTCGACCAGGCCGCCACGGCCCAGCAGGTCAGCGACGCCGGGCATGTCCGGGGCAAGCTCGTCCTCACCCTCGGCTGA